Proteins encoded together in one Flavobacterium keumense window:
- the gpmI gene encoding 2,3-bisphosphoglycerate-independent phosphoglycerate mutase, with translation MNKKVILMILDGWGKSPDPKVSAIDNANVPFINSLYSQYPNAQLRTDGLNVGLPEGQMGNSEVGHMNLGAGRIVYQDLAKINLAVANKTLAKEPVLIDAFNYAKANNKKVHFLGLVSDGGVHSHTSHLRGLIDASQEYGLEKVFIHAFTDGRDVDPKSGKKYLQDLHDYIAPTPVKIASVIGRYYAMDRDKRWERVKLAYDLVVHGTGTPTKDVVTAIATSYGNDVTDEFIQPLVAVDANDKPLAIIEEDDVVIFFNFRTDRGRELTEALSQQDFHEQNMHKLNLYYVTLTNYDETYQNVKVVYNKDNITETLGEVLEKANKKQIRIAETEKYPHVTFFFSGGRETPFEGETRILRNSPKVATYDLKPEMSAYELKDALVPELHKGEVDFVCLNFANGDMVGHTGIMEAAIKACEAVDVCVKEVVEAALANDYTTIIIADHGNCETMINPDGSPNTAHTTNPVPIILVDKDLKKINDGVLGDIAPTILELMGVAQPAAMTSHSLL, from the coding sequence ATGAACAAGAAAGTTATCCTTATGATTTTAGACGGTTGGGGAAAATCTCCTGACCCGAAAGTATCTGCTATAGACAATGCAAATGTCCCTTTTATAAATAGTTTATATTCTCAATATCCAAATGCTCAATTGAGAACCGATGGTTTAAACGTTGGTTTACCTGAGGGGCAAATGGGAAATTCAGAGGTAGGTCACATGAACCTTGGAGCTGGACGCATTGTGTACCAAGATTTAGCCAAAATTAATTTGGCTGTAGCCAATAAAACATTAGCCAAAGAGCCCGTTTTAATCGATGCCTTTAATTATGCTAAAGCCAATAACAAAAAAGTACACTTTTTAGGTTTAGTTTCTGATGGTGGGGTACACTCTCACACTTCTCATTTAAGAGGTTTGATCGATGCTTCACAAGAATACGGATTGGAAAAAGTATTTATTCACGCGTTTACTGACGGACGTGACGTAGATCCTAAATCAGGGAAAAAATACCTTCAAGACTTACACGATTATATTGCGCCAACACCGGTTAAAATTGCCTCGGTAATTGGTCGTTACTACGCAATGGATCGTGACAAACGTTGGGAACGTGTAAAATTAGCTTACGATTTAGTAGTTCACGGAACAGGAACTCCAACAAAAGATGTGGTAACTGCTATAGCAACCAGTTACGGAAACGATGTGACCGATGAATTTATTCAGCCACTTGTTGCTGTGGATGCTAACGACAAACCATTGGCAATAATTGAAGAAGACGATGTAGTAATCTTCTTCAACTTTAGAACCGATAGAGGTCGTGAATTGACCGAAGCGCTTTCGCAACAAGATTTTCACGAGCAAAACATGCACAAATTGAATTTGTATTATGTAACGCTAACCAACTACGATGAAACCTACCAAAATGTAAAAGTAGTCTATAATAAAGACAACATCACAGAAACTTTAGGAGAGGTATTGGAAAAAGCCAACAAAAAACAAATTCGTATTGCCGAAACAGAGAAATACCCACACGTGACGTTTTTCTTTTCGGGTGGTAGAGAAACTCCTTTTGAGGGTGAAACTCGAATCTTAAGAAACTCACCTAAAGTGGCAACTTACGATTTGAAACCAGAAATGAGTGCTTACGAATTGAAAGACGCTTTGGTTCCTGAATTGCATAAAGGAGAAGTGGATTTTGTTTGTTTAAACTTCGCTAACGGAGACATGGTAGGACATACCGGAATTATGGAAGCCGCTATCAAAGCCTGTGAAGCAGTAGATGTTTGTGTAAAAGAAGTGGTAGAAGCGGCTTTAGCCAATGACTACACTACCATCATCATTGCCGATCACGGAAACTGTGAAACCATGATTAATCCTGATGGTTCGCCTAATACAGCTCACACTACGAATCCTGTGCCAATTATTTTAGTAGACAAAGACTTGAAAAAAATTAACGACGGTGTTTTAGGAGATATTGCTCCAACCATTTTAGAATTGATGGGTGTTGCACAACCTGCTGCTATGACAAGTCATTCGTTATTATAA
- a CDS encoding TetR/AcrR family transcriptional regulator: MQNILSNIIIAVNDKLYVKNPETSDLGKKIIEQSILLIDEIGFENFTFKKLGEKINSNESSIYRYFESKHKLMLYLSSWYWGWIEYKLVFATNNVEEPMQRLKKAITIVTEKVEDDNSTLHINESILNNIIIQEFTKTLLTKEVDEENKEGFFMVYKRIINRIVAIITEVNPNYPFAKSLASCIVEGALHQHFLKNHLKTITNCTEKNSVTDFYIDLVEKTLR; encoded by the coding sequence ATGCAAAACATACTTTCAAACATCATTATTGCGGTTAACGATAAACTGTATGTCAAAAACCCAGAAACATCTGATCTAGGAAAAAAAATAATTGAGCAGAGTATTCTTTTGATTGATGAAATTGGATTTGAAAACTTCACTTTTAAAAAATTAGGAGAAAAAATAAATTCCAACGAAAGTTCAATTTATCGCTACTTCGAAAGCAAACATAAATTAATGTTGTACCTATCCTCTTGGTATTGGGGCTGGATAGAATACAAACTCGTTTTTGCGACAAATAATGTTGAAGAGCCAATGCAACGATTGAAAAAAGCGATTACAATTGTTACTGAAAAAGTTGAAGATGACAATAGCACTTTACATATTAACGAATCTATACTGAATAATATTATCATCCAAGAATTCACCAAAACATTACTTACCAAAGAAGTTGATGAAGAAAACAAAGAAGGCTTCTTTATGGTTTATAAAAGAATAATAAACAGAATCGTTGCAATTATAACAGAAGTAAACCCAAACTATCCTTTCGCAAAAAGCTTAGCCTCTTGTATAGTGGAAGGAGCCTTACACCAACATTTTTTGAAAAACCATTTAAAAACGATCACCAACTGTACTGAGAAAAATTCTGTAACTGATTTCTATATTGATCTAGTAGAAAAAACTTTAAGATAA
- a CDS encoding peptidase domain-containing ABC transporter, with the protein MSLTPLQRFYNLLKLDRRDIYQIFFYAIFSGLVSLSLPLGIQAIINLIQAGRVSISWIVLVIIVVIGVALVGILSLMQLRITENLQQKIFVRSSFEFGYRLPKIQFEELYNQYPPELANRFFDTLTIQKGTSKLLIDFSTALLQILFGILLLSLYHPFFIFFGILLSILLFSIFRFSYYPGLSSSLKESKYKYKVVSWLQEIARNNFSFRKQENFEYALEKNNSLVTEYINYREKHFKIIKRQYTQLIFFKVIITASLLLIGGYLVLNQKMNIGQFVAAEIIILLVLSSIEKIIIGLESLYDVLTSVEKIGQIADLKMEDTSEADADYCFTNISITTENLRFKYPDSTDDILSQISLQIEPSEKIYLDGVNGSGKTTLIRILSGFIQPSSGSFFINDDTYRKIDLSQYRSQISTITQGETPFEGTVLENITLNNPTISNEDIKWAIESVQLGDYIKTLPNRLETKIFPDGRQLSSSNAQKILLARSIVSKPKILFYEDPLDKMDEIAAKEIIDFITNPSNKWTVIVSSKNNYWKKKCTRKITMNNGHIIADVKQ; encoded by the coding sequence ATGAGCTTAACCCCATTACAACGATTTTACAATTTACTCAAACTTGACAGAAGGGATATTTACCAAATATTTTTCTATGCCATTTTTTCAGGTTTAGTAAGCCTGTCTTTGCCTTTAGGAATTCAAGCAATTATCAACCTCATCCAAGCGGGAAGAGTCAGTATTTCATGGATAGTCTTAGTGATTATAGTGGTGATTGGTGTAGCTCTTGTTGGAATTTTATCGCTAATGCAATTGCGTATTACTGAAAATTTACAACAAAAAATATTTGTTCGCTCTTCTTTTGAATTCGGATATCGATTACCCAAAATACAATTCGAAGAATTGTACAACCAATATCCTCCTGAATTAGCAAACCGATTTTTTGATACACTAACAATCCAAAAAGGCACTTCTAAACTATTAATTGATTTTTCTACTGCATTACTACAGATTCTTTTTGGGATACTCTTACTTTCTCTATACCATCCATTTTTCATCTTTTTTGGTATCCTTTTATCTATCTTATTGTTTTCTATTTTTCGATTTTCATACTATCCCGGATTATCATCAAGTTTAAAAGAATCAAAATACAAATACAAGGTGGTCAGTTGGCTACAAGAAATCGCAAGAAATAATTTCAGTTTCAGAAAACAAGAAAATTTTGAATACGCTCTCGAAAAAAACAACTCCCTAGTGACAGAGTATATTAATTATCGTGAAAAACATTTTAAAATAATTAAAAGACAGTACACACAACTAATATTTTTTAAAGTAATTATCACAGCGAGTTTACTGCTTATTGGAGGTTATTTGGTATTAAACCAAAAAATGAATATTGGTCAATTTGTGGCTGCTGAAATCATCATTTTATTAGTACTTAGTTCTATTGAAAAAATAATTATTGGATTGGAAAGCCTATATGACGTTCTTACATCTGTAGAAAAAATAGGCCAAATCGCCGATTTAAAAATGGAAGATACAAGCGAAGCAGATGCTGATTATTGCTTTACAAACATCTCCATAACAACCGAAAACCTTCGATTCAAATACCCTGATTCAACAGATGATATTTTAAGCCAAATTAGCCTTCAAATTGAGCCTTCAGAAAAAATATACCTTGACGGAGTCAACGGCTCGGGTAAAACAACGCTTATTCGAATTCTTTCAGGGTTTATACAACCCTCTTCAGGTTCTTTTTTCATCAACGACGATACGTATAGAAAAATAGACTTATCTCAATATAGATCTCAAATTAGCACCATTACTCAAGGAGAGACTCCTTTTGAAGGCACTGTATTAGAGAACATTACTCTAAACAATCCTACTATTTCAAATGAAGATATAAAATGGGCTATAGAAAGTGTACAACTTGGAGATTATATTAAAACGTTACCAAATAGATTAGAGACTAAAATTTTCCCAGATGGTAGACAACTTTCGTCTTCCAATGCACAAAAAATCCTATTAGCGAGAAGTATTGTAAGCAAACCTAAAATACTTTTTTATGAAGACCCTTTAGACAAAATGGATGAAATTGCTGCCAAAGAGATTATTGACTTTATCACTAATCCTTCAAACAAATGGACGGTTATTGTATCTTCAAAAAACAATTATTGGAAAAAGAAATGCACCAGAAAAATTACTA